The Acanthochromis polyacanthus isolate Apoly-LR-REF ecotype Palm Island chromosome 17, KAUST_Apoly_ChrSc, whole genome shotgun sequence genome has a window encoding:
- the smg6 gene encoding telomerase-binding protein EST1A isoform X3, whose translation MANELDRVRISAAELRAEASNSVSITDCQKEEQREHHIHKQHRRREGKRPDLQRYQPIAGPGRRHRDSEEGDAGPKDPLAADSHEHEQPLQSVKKGVYETETQGCTEGASATNKRDEDRMRGDGSNTQNCRKGSFSQAKMDSNDEKGFVENDGEHQEPAGAMKPTRKARKPDREFYQPGSRRNIQGKDCGVGREQDKPPPRKCEQKTERESPLSTGGEVNQNKPMQKQGRKEVNRRQGSQDVETPPLTVEASVEKITSKVEKMNIKEKGKAGGPTQDVGELSCKRGNATDKEKRGQGASSKDGDEKAEKKRERGNRRRRGVDKEKEKNQDSRREDEPGSGGKTAQGKVEKERDKKAAEADGEKTDKAGETHQSKRRENHRESRRGDNNNSRSRDADKDAKTERNGDRTVERGVRNRYNANVTTPTSKRYSKSDMRRSRNRTYSSSSASSVTSLDGPGLGKDVEGSKWLRSEPRHNNKQQVVNSGEGRRSHLKSWTTNEESSTESQEASEMSDRAEDQRRRRRGGGEERHREDRNRPKGNKGGGGRGILRVSLDKQSGTSSHSGETQHRKQGVVPRGRGGGILVLPARTDTTNSPEVGQRLLFGGVRGGAASRIRGGRGGGVRRLWDPNNPDQKPALTGTKPSQHSSLQQPVYLQSGTGYGQLHFLDTDDEVAGSPPVQQGEHLRSQQAAAMAYYKFQNSDNPYCYPMPSSNPHNPGTSSNQRYPYPYHMGPYQMAPPNGIYPNAGVGQFCGNYRGAGYSQPGAGGCLTFEEAEQQTRGELGRLLRAADAHELQLSNLLSRDRVSADGLDRMAQLRSDLLGLYEQVILTDIEFSDSQNVDQALWKNVFYQVIEHFRQLLKDPTYDNTPHIRNMLLTLLDEGALFFDALLQKLQTMYQFKLEDYMDGMAIRARPLRKTVKYALISAQRCMICQGDIARYREQASDTANYGKARSWYLKAQQIAPKNGRPYNQLALLAVYTKRKLDAVYYYMRSLAASNPILTAKESLMSLFEEAKRKTSFL comes from the exons GCGGAACTCCGAGCTGAAGCGTCGAATTCAGTCAGCATTACCGACTGTCAGAAAG aggaACAACGTGAGCATCACATACACAAGCAGCATAGGAGGCGTGAAGGAAAGCGTCCTGATCTGCAGCGATACCAGCCGATAGCTGGACCTGGAAGACGTCACAGGGACAGTGAGGAGGGAGACGCTGGTCCAAAAGATCCCCTAGCTGCCGATTCACATGAGCACGAGCAACCATTACAGAGTGTAAAAAAGGGTGTCTATGAAACTGAGACACAAGGGTGCACAGAGGGAGCGTCTGCTACCAACAAAAGGGATGAAGACCGGATGAGAGGAGACGGCAGTAATACTCAGAACTGTAGAAAGGGTAGCTTCTCACAGGCTAAAATGGATTCAAATGATGAAAAAGGCTTTGTTGAAAATGACGGCGAACACCAGGAGCCTGCTGGAGCTATGAAGCCGACTAGAAAAGCTCGCAAACCTGACAGAGAATTTTATCAGCCTGGCAGCCGGAGGAACATCCAGGGAAAGGACTGCGGCGTTGGGAGAGAACAGGATAAGCCTCCACCCAGGAAGTGTGAGCAAAAAACTGAGCGAGAATCCCCGCTGAGTACAGGGGGGGAAGTAAACCAAAACAAGCCAATGCAGAAGCAGGGGAGGAAAGAGGTAAACAGAAGGCAAGGAAGTCAGGATGTGGAAACACCTCCGTTAACTGTTGAGGCGTCAGTGGAGAAAATTACcagcaaagttgaaaaaatgaacataaaagaaaagggaaaagcgGGAGGCCCAACTCAAGATGTTGGAGAGTTAAGCTGCAAGAGAGGGAATGCAACTGATAAGGAGAAGAGAGGCCAAGGGGCAAGTTCAAAAGACGGGGATGAAAAggcagagaagaagagagaacgGGGAAACCGCAGGAGAAGGGGAGTGGAcaaggaaaaggagaagaatCAGGATTCCAGAAGAGAAGATGAACCAGGCAGTGGAGGAAAGACTGCTCAGGGTAAGGTTGAGAAGGAAAGAGATAAGAAAGCTGCAGAAGCtgatggggaaaaaacagaTAAGGCAGGAGAGACTCATCAAAGCAAAAGAAGAGAGAATCATCGAGAAAGCAGAAGAggagacaacaacaacagtagGTCCAGAGATGCTGATAAAGATGCCAAGACAGAAAGAAATGGAGACAGGACTGTAGAAAGAGGTGTCAGAAACAGATATAATGCAAATGTCACAACACCAACCTCAAAACGCTATTCTAAATCAGACATGCGGCGCTCACGCAATCGAACTTACAGCAGTAGCTCGGCCAGTAGTGTGACCAGCCTGGATGGTCCTGGACTTGGGAAGGATGTGGAAGGTAGCAAGTGGCTACGCTCAGAGCCTCGGCATAACAACAAACAGCAGGTGGTTAATAGTGGAGAAGGACGAAGGAGTCACTTAAAAAGCTGGACAACCAACGAGGAATCATCTACAGAATCACAGGAAGCGAGTGAAATGAGTGACAGAGCCGAagatcagaggaggaggagaagaggtgGGGGGGAAGAGAGGCACAGGGAAGATAGGAACAGACCAAAGGGAAACAAAGGTGGTGGTGGTCGGGGAATCCTAAGGGTTTCTCTAGATAAACAGTCAGGTACCTCATCACATAGTGGGGAGACGCAACATCGCAAGCAAGGGGTGGTTCCTCGTGGGAGAGGCGGGGGAAttctggtgcttccagcccgcACAGACACCACGAATTCACCTGAAGTGGGGCAAAGGCTTCTTTTTGGTGGAGTCAGGGGAGGAGCAGCGAGCAGGATCAGaggaggccgaggaggaggagtgagaCGACTCTGGGACCCAAATAACCCCGACCAGAAACCTGCTCTTACCGGCACTAAACCTTCACAGCATTCATCTCTCCAGCAGCCTGTATATCTTCAGAGCGGGACTGGATATGGGCAACTTCACTTTCTGGACACAGATGATGAGGTAGCAGGCAGTCCTCCAGTCCAACAGGGTGAACATTTGCGTTCCCAACAGGCTGCTGCCATGGCCTACTACAAATTCCAAAACTCAGACAACCCCTATTGCTACCCCATGCCCTCCAGCAACCCTCATAATCCCGGCACCAGCAGTAACCAACGCTATCCATATCCTTATCACATGGGGCCCTACCAAATGGCCCCACCTAACGGTATATACCCTAACGCTGGTGTGGGTCAGTTCTGTGGGAATTACAGGGGAGCAGGTTACTCCCAGCCAGGTGCAGGAGGTTGTCTGACATTTGAAGAGGCAGAGCAGCAAACTAGAGGGGAGCTGGGGAGGCTGCTGAGGGCTGCAGATGCACATGAGCTTCAGCTCAGTAACCTGCTGTCCAGGGACAGAGTGAGTGCTGATGGACTGGATCGCATGGCCCAGCTCAG ATCGGATCTTTTGGGGCTGTATGAGCAGGTCATCCTGACAGACATCGAATTCTCAGACTCTCAGAATGTGGATCAGGCTTTGTGGAAGAACGTCTTTTACCAGGTCATAGAACACTTCCGGCAGCTACTCAAAGACCCCACGTATGACAACACCCCTCATATCAGGAACATGCTGCTCACTCTGCTTGATGAG gGAGCTCTGTTCTTTGATGCGCTACTTCAGAAGCTGCAGACAATGTACCAGTTTAAGTTGGAGGATTACATGGACGGCATGGCTATCAGGGCTCGGCCACTACGCAAAACG GTAAAATATGCGCTTATAAGTGCTCAGCGCTGTATGATTTGTCAGGGAGACATAGCACGTTACCGGGAGCAAGCCAGCGACACTGCCAACTATGGCAAGGCTCGGAG ttgGTACCTGAAAGCCCAGCAGATTGCCCCCAAAAATGGACGACCATACAACCAGCTGGCCCTTTTGGCAGTTTATACA AAACGGAAGTTAGATGCTGTGTATTATTATATGCGCAGCTTGGCGGCTTCCAACCCCATTCTGACTGCAAAGGAGAGCCTGATGAGTCTGTTTGAGGAAGCTAAGCGAAAG ACCTCGTTCTTGTAG